A genome region from Triticum aestivum cultivar Chinese Spring chromosome 2B, IWGSC CS RefSeq v2.1, whole genome shotgun sequence includes the following:
- the LOC123045653 gene encoding ABC transporter B family member 19 → MAEETGKAEASAGAASCGAGGGCEAVKKRAEQSVAFHELFSFADPLDWLLMAAGSAGAVVHGAAMPVFFLLFGELVNGFGKNQHHLRRMTDEVSKYSLYFVYLGLVVCASSYLEIACWMYTGERQVGALRRRYLEAVLRQDVGFFDTDARTGDVVFSVSTDTLLVQDAIGEKVGNFIHYLATFLAGLVVGFVSAWRLALLSIAVIPGIAFAGGLYAYTLTGLTSKSRDSYANAGIIAEQAIAQVRTVYSYVGESKALNSYSEAIQSTLKLGYKAGMAKGLGIGCTYGIACMSWALVFWYAGVFIRSGQTDGGKAFTAIFSAIVGGLSLGQSFSNLGAFSKGKIAGYKLLEVIRQRPTIVQDSTDGRCLDEVHGNIEFKEVSFSYPSRPDVTVFRDFSLFFPAGKTAAVVGGSGSGKSTVVSLIERFYDPNQGQVLLDNADIKSLQLKWLRDQIGLVNQEPALFATTIIDNILYGKPDATMAEVEAAASAANAHSFIALLPNGYNTQVGERGLQLSGGQKQRIAIARAMLKNPKILLLDEATSALDAGSESIVQEALDRIMIGRTTVVVAHRLSTIRSVDMIAVIQQGQVVETGTHDELLAKGSSGAYAALIRFQEMARNRDFRGASTRKNRSSRLSNSLSTRSLSLRSGSLRNLSYSYSTGADGRIEMVSNADNDRKYPAPKGYFFKLLKLNAPEWPYTVLGAIGSIMSGFIGPTFAIVMSNMIEVFYFRDPNAMERKTREYVFIYIGTGFYAVVAYLIQHYFFSIMGENLTTRVRRMMLAVILRNDVGWFDEEENNSSLVAARLNTEAADVKSAIAERISVILQNMTSLLVSFIVGFIIEWRVAILILVTFPLLVLANFAQQLSMKGFAGDTAKAHAKTSMIAGEGVSNIRTVAAFNAQDKILSLFCSELRVPQMHSLRRSQISGVLYGLSQLSLYASEALILWYGAHLVRHHVSTFSRVIKVFVVLVITANSVAETVSLAPEIIRGGESVRSVFAVLNSRTRIDPDEPEAEQVEKVRGEIELRHVDFAYPSRPDVMVFKEFSLRIRAGQSQALVGASGSGKSTVIALIERFYDPMAGKVMIDGKDIRRLNLKSLRLKIGLVQQEPVLFATSILENIAYGKDGVTEEEVVEAAKVANVHGFVGALPDGYRTPVGERGVQLSGGQKQRIAIARAVLKDPAILLLDEATSALDAESECVLQEALGRIMKGRTTVLVAHRLSTIRCVDSIAVVQDGRVVEQGSHGDLVSRPDGAYSRLLQLQLHHG, encoded by the exons ATGGCGGAGGAGACAGGGAAGGCGGAGGCGTCGGCCGGGGCTGCGAgctgcggcgccggcggcgggtgcGAGGCGGTGAAGAAGAGGGCGGAGCAGAGTGTGGCGTTCCATGAGCTGTTCAGCTTCGCCGACCCGCTCGACTGGCTGCTCATGGCGGCGGGGAGCGCCGGCGCCGTCGTGCACGGCGCCGCCATGCCGGTGTTCTTCCTCCTGTTCGGCGAGCTGGTCAACGGCTTCGGCAAGAACCAGCACCACCTCCGCCGCATGACCGACGAGGTGTCCAAG TACTCGCTCTATTTCGTCTACCTCGGCCTCGTCGTCTGCGCATCCTCGTACCTGG AGATCGCGTGCTGGATGTACACGGGCGAGCGCCAGGTGGGCGCGCTCCGGCGGCGGTACCTGGAGGCCGTGCTGCGGCAGGACGTGGGCTTCTTCGACACCGACGCGCGCACCGGGGACGTCGTATTCAGCGTCTCCACGGACACGCTCCTCGTCCAGGACGCCATCGGCGAGAAG GTCGGCAACTTCATCCACTACCTCGCGACGTTCCTGGCAGGGCTCGTGGTCGGGTTCGTCTCCGCCTGGCGGCTGGCGCTTCTCAGCATCGCCGTCATCCCGGGCATCGCGTTCGCCGGCGGGCTCTACGCGTACACCCTCACCGGGCTCACCTCCAAGAGCCGGGACTCGTACGCCAACGCCGGAATCATAGCCGAGCAG GCGATTGCCCAAGTGAGGACGGTCTACTCCTACGTGGGGGAGTCCAAGGCCCTGAATTCCTACTCGGAGGCGATTCAGAGCACCCTGAAGCTGGGGTACAAGGCCGGGATGGCCAAGGGGCTTGGCATTGGGTGTACCTATGGGATTGCCTGCATGTCATGGGCGCTGGTGTTCTGGTACGCTGGCGTGTTCATCCGGAGTGGCCAGACAGACGGTGGAAAGGCGTTCACGGCCATCTTCTCCGCCATCGTCGGTGGCCT GAGCCTTGGACAGTCGTTCTCCAACCTTGGTGCATTCAGCAAAGGGAAGATTGCTGGTTACAAGCTGTTGGAGGTGATAAGGCAGAGGCCAACGATAGTCCAAGACTCAACTGATGGGAGGTGCCTGGATGAAGTCCATGGCAACATTGAGTTCAAGGAGGTGTCCTTCAGCTATCCGTCCCGCCCGGACGTCACGGTGTTCCGTGACTTCTCGCTCTTCTTTCCCGCGGGGAAAACGGCAGCCGTGGTCGGAGGCAGCGGTTCTGGGAAGAGCACGGTCGTGTCTCTGATAGAACGGTTTTACGATCCTAATCAGG GACAAGTTTTGCTCGATAATGCGGACATCAAGTCGCTGCAATTGAAATGGCTGAGAGATCAGATTGGTTTGGTGAATCAAGAACCTGCCCTCTTTGCAACCACCATCATTGACAATATTCTTTATGGCAAGCCTGACGCCACAATGGCTGAGGTTGAGGCCGCGGCTTCGGCTGCCAATGCACATAGCTTCATTGCTCTTCTTCCTAATGGGTACAACACTCAG GTGGGAGAACGAGGACTTCAGCTGTCCGGTGGCCAAAAGCAACGAATTGCCATTGCCCGTGCAATGTTGAAGAACCCAAAGATCCTTCTCCTTGATGAGGCAACTAGTGCTCTTGATGCTGGTTCTGAGAGTATTGTTCAAGAGGCACTTGACCGCATAATGATCGGTAGGACAACTGTGGTGGTTGCGCACAGGCTCTCAACCATACGGAGTGTTGACATGATCGCCGTGATCCAGCAAGGGCAGGTTGTTGAGACCGGTACTCATGATGAGCTCCTTGCCAAAGGCAGCTCTGGTGCTTATGCAGCTCTCATCAGATTCCAGGAGATGGCAAGAAACCGAGACTTCCGTGGGGCATCCACCCGGAAGAACCGGTCATCTCGCTTGAGCAATTCGCTGTCCACTCGGTCACTGAGCCTCAGGTCAGGAAGCTTGAGGAACCTGAGCTACTCATACAGCACCGGTGCGGATGGCCGCATTGAGATGGTCTCGAACGCCGACAATGACCGGAAGTACCCGGCGCCAAAAGGATACTTTTTCAAGCTCCTCAAGCTAAATGCTCCGGAATGGCCCTATACGGTGCTGGGGGCGATCGGATCCATCATGTCTGGCTTCATTGGCCCGACATTTGCTATCGTGATGAGCAACATGATTGAAGTGTTCTATTTCCGGGACCCCAACGCGATGGAGCGCAAGACTAGGGAGTATGTGTTCATCTACATCGGAACCGGGTTCTACGCGGTTGTCGCGTACCTGATCCAGCACTACTTCTTCAGCATCATGGGCGAAAACCTGACCACCAGGGTGCGGAGGATGATGCTTGCAG TTATCTTGAGGAACGACGTGGGGTGGTTCGACGAGGAGGAGAACAACTCGAGCCTGGTCGCGGCACGGCTCAACACTGAGGCCGCGGACGTGAAGTCGGCGATAGCGGAGCGGATATCGGTCATCTTGCAGAACATGACATCGCTCCTGGTGTCCTTCATTGTCGGCTTCATCATCGAATGGCGGGTTGCCATCCTCATCCTCGTCACCTTCCCTCTCCTTGTCCTCGCCAACTTTGCTCAG CAACTGTCGATGAAGGGGTTCGCCGGCGACACGGCCAAGGCGCACGCCAAGACGAGCATGATCGCCGGGGAGGGCGTCAGCAACATCCGCACCGTGGCGGCCTTCAACGCGCAGGACAAGATCCTGTCCCTCTTCTGCAGCGAGCTGCGCGTGCCCCAGATGCACAGCCTGCGCCGGAGCCAGATCTCCGGCGTGCTCTACGGCCTCTCGCAGCTCTCCCTCTACGCCTCCGAGGCGCTCATCCTCTGGTACGGCGCCCACCTCGTCCGCCACCACGTCTCCACCTTCTCCAGGGTCATCAAGGTCTTCGTCGTGCTCGTCATCACCGCCAACTCCGTCGCCGAGACCGTCAGCCTCGCGCCCGAGATCATCCGCGGCGGCGAGTCCGTCCGCTCCGTCTTCGCCGTCCTCAACAGCAGGACGCGCATCGACCCCGATGAGCCGGAGGCCGAGCAGGTGGAGAAGGTTCGCGGTGAGATCGAGCTCCGCCACGTCGACTTCGCCTACCCGTCGCGCCCGGACGTGATGGTCTTCAAGGAGTTCAGCCTGAGGATCCGAGCTGGCCAGAGCCAGGCGCTCGTGGGAGCGAGCGGGTCAGGGAAGAGCACCGTCATCGCTCTCATCGAGCGTTTCTATGATCCCATGGCCGGGAAGGTCATGATCGACGGCAAGGACATCCGTCGGCTCAACTTGAAGTCTCTCCGTCTCAAGATCGGCCTGGTGCAGCAGGAGCCCGTCCTGTTCGCCACCAGCATCCTGGAGAACATCGCCTACGGCAAGGAcggcgtgacggaggaggaagtCGTCGAGGCGGCCAAGGTGGCCAACGTGCACGGCTTCGTCGGCGCGCTCCCCGACGGTTACAGGACGCCCGTCGGCGAGCGCGGCGTGCAGCTCTCCGGCGGCCAGAAGCAGCGCATCGCCATCGCCCGCGCGGTGCTCAAGGACCCGGCCATCCTCCTGCTGGACGAGGCGACGAGCGCCCTGGACGCGGAGTCCGAGTGCGTGCTCCAGGAGGCGCTGGGGCGCATCATGAAGGGCCGGACGACCGTGCTGGTCGCGCACCGGCTGTCGACCATCCGCTGCGTGGACTCCATCGCCGTGGTGCAGGACGGGCGCGTCGTGGAGCAGGGCAGCCACGGCGATCTCGTGTCGCGGCCGGACGGCGCCTACTCGAggctgctgcagctgcagctgcaCCACGGGTGA